The Lineus longissimus chromosome 6, tnLinLong1.2, whole genome shotgun sequence sequence CCGAGTCAGCGGTCAGCGTAGCGACCTGCGGTATAATCATCAGGGCCcggttcaaaacaagttttgtcaccaaCGCTGGCGTTGACTTAACTTGacgttaagtctaagggcttaaTTGAAGGAGATACGGCtatgttaagttaacgccaacgttagtGAGAGAATTTGTTTTTAACACCCACGCCCTGCACGGGTCTATTTGCCGTATTTTTACCATATAGTGCCGTGtacaaagctacatgtatgcgtCGCAGATACCTGCGATTTCCACTTAAATCGCTTGTTTCCGGGAGACCCTTCGACGGGTGTtgcgatttaaatcacttgcCGGTTTGCGGGACGCTTTAGATAAATCACCTTATGACTTTGTCCTACGCCATAACGCCGCTCTTATTTCTCTTTTTAGCGTTTACGCAAGCTCTGGTACATTCCCCTTGTTATGGGATCAGTGGTGTTCCTAATACTCTTCATTGGAACTCAGACCAAGGGTTGGTCCCCTCGCTACCCAATCCATACAAACAGTATTCCAGCTTCTGAGGAGAAACCGTTGAATATCCATCCCATGCAGAATTCATCAAGGAAGCAGCCAAAGATTCCAGCTTTTGTGGCAGTATCAACTGCAGCAGCAGCAGAATATCGGAGGACAACATCGGTGACGTCACCAAAGCATGCGCAGGGTGATCCCATATCTAAAGAGATGGCGCCAATGGTCCCAAAAAAGGTTGTTGTTGTACAAAAGCTTTGGACACCACCAGAAAACTTCGATACCAAAGTTAATACTGCAAATGATTCATCCATAGCGTTTGTTTTGAACAACGAAATGCGTTGTCAGGGTGAACTGTCAAAATATCTAAGCCTGTTCATATACGTTGAGAGTGCTGTTGACGACTTTGATCGGCGCCGTACGTGGcgctcaaagttgtccttcttTCAAACGGCCGGAGACAACAAAGTGACCTTTATGTTTATAGTTGCACTGCCAAAGGATAACCTCACTCAAGCAAAAGTAGTGATCGAGAGCAAGTTACACGGAGACATTTTACAGCTGAATTATACAGACGTTTACACCGCTCTTGTGTTAAAAACTGTTGGCGGGATGAAGTGGGCGATAAAATACTGCGCGAATGCGCAGTTTATACTTAAAACCGACGTAGACGTTTTCGTAAATGTTCATTCTATATTTGACTATTTGAATGACTTGAAGCACGTCGAAAAGGAGTTCTTGTACGGGGGTTATGTCCAATGGTTGGTTGCACCTGTGCGAAAGGGGAAAGGAGGACCCCAGAAATGGGCCGTCTCAGAGGCAGAGTACCCATACGCAAACTATCCTTCTTACGCACTAGGGTTTGGAATACTTATGTCAAAGAAAAGCGTAGTACGTTTCTTAGCTGGTGCACCTTATGTGAAGTATTTCGTATTCGAAGATGTGTACATTGGCATGTTAGCCAATGCTACAAATGTGACTGCCACTGCGATACCAGGGTTCGTTCCACACGACGGAAGTAAGATTGCTAAGAAGTTCGACTTCTGCAGCTCGAAAGCCCATAACGTTGTACATAACTTCCAGACGCCGAAACAGTTTGCATTTTTTTGGGATAACTTTGAGAGGTTCATGAGATATGGTTATAAGTGCTAGATCTTGGTGAACTGAACACATCATTCTGTTTGTGCTCATGAAAGTTGTTGGTACATCCAAGAAGATGGACATATTACGAGGCAgagtgggtgatttcaaagttggttttgatggttttagtgttgggtgtaagtgtcagttttattcttaattcctacccctaaaaacctatgtctggataagaccaattcgaggttttagtttaacaccaacacctggttttatctaaacacctaaaacctgggctgaaactaagaagaggttttattctgcaggtgaaactaacaccaagatggacagagataaaaccttggaaaaaccaacatgcatgttgttgtcgttgttactgttgtttccctattgtaaccgcttccgatctatataaatttgttcgtcttcacgtccatcatcattcccatcagcgttcaaaataccagcaactacttcttgaaatggtatgaacaacatgatttattttttttaacaccaacaccaactttgaaatccactcggtgttaatgcctaaggtgttagttttattggtaatacaaaatgcactacaaatcttccaaatataacaccgagctgggattaagatcagaccttggtgttccaattggtttcagtgtgaaactaaaacctaatttgaaataggataatgctaaaactgagtgtcaaaactaacaccagaactgatttcatttctggtgttgtggagagttttagttttagccccggtgttagtttttgacactaaaaccatcccttagttttaagctcaaaccggacataatgctaaaaccaacaaacaccgactttgaaataggatgaaactaaaacccaattcatttcaatgctggtttaatcaagggttttagtgttccatttagttttaaaactaaatctaaaaactgactttgaaatcacccattatATAAGATGGGCCTACCAATGCCAATATGTGCAAATGCTCACTGCGACTTTTCCCGAGACATCTCATTCTCGTTCTCCTATAAAAATGATTTTGTTACAACGGTTACTAAAATGAAAcgatcctgtttggttttgaggtgtAGACTAATAAAacccaaacttcaaagaaatccgaccagcagttcgccctccagagccccaaacgtacgggcataacatttacgaatggactatagtcgGGATGAACACATGAACATGAGTCAAAAATATGTGATTCTATTTATTGCATTCTAAACTCCTACATGTCCCGGGAATGAAGTTAATTTTTCGTAAGTTATACGACACTTTAGAAGTAGGCGGGTGCTGGCGGCCAGTCTGAAGGATAGGACCTCGGCATCCCCGAGAGCTTGCAATCTTTTATGTTATCGCAAAGATCCTCGCACTTGCTAAGGGTCGAGTTCTCGTGGTAAACCCAGGTATAACACATGTCGAATAATATGTTCTCAAAGTCACACTTGAATTTACATTGTTCCCAGtgtttcatgtgattgtatttTTTTCCCTCGACGTTGCAAAACTTCTTTTTACAAGACGATTCGGCAGATTTGGTCATTAGCATCATAACCAAAACAAGGGCGAAGATAGCGTATCTCATCTGCAACAGAAAAAGCTGGTTTACCAATGTGGAATCATCGGAGTAGAATTAGGCTGACCGAAAACCAAACTCTTACacttacagtccaaatcacaagtgacatccatcctgcttcgcgtcattgacgcgcaacGTACGCGGCGCGCCGAGTTGGAtgccaatgacgcaccag is a genomic window containing:
- the LOC135489740 gene encoding beta-1,3-galactosyltransferase 5-like isoform X1 — protein: MDLILRRLRKLWYIPLVMGSVVFLILFIGTQTKGWSPRYPIHTNSIPASEEKPLNIHPMQNSSRKQPKIPAFVAVSTAAAAEYRRTTSVTSPKHAQGDPISKEMAPMVPKKVVVVQKLWTPPENFDTKVNTANDSSIAFVLNNEMRCQGELSKYLSLFIYVESAVDDFDRRRTWRSKLSFFQTAGDNKVTFMFIVALPKDNLTQAKVVIESKLHGDILQLNYTDVYTALVLKTVGGMKWAIKYCANAQFILKTDVDVFVNVHSIFDYLNDLKHVEKEFLYGGYVQWLVAPVRKGKGGPQKWAVSEAEYPYANYPSYALGFGILMSKKSVVRFLAGAPYVKYFVFEDVYIGMLANATNVTATAIPGFVPHDGSKIAKKFDFCSSKAHNVVHNFQTPKQFAFFWDNFERFMRYGYKC
- the LOC135489740 gene encoding beta-1,3-galactosyltransferase 5-like isoform X2, giving the protein MGSVVFLILFIGTQTKGWSPRYPIHTNSIPASEEKPLNIHPMQNSSRKQPKIPAFVAVSTAAAAEYRRTTSVTSPKHAQGDPISKEMAPMVPKKVVVVQKLWTPPENFDTKVNTANDSSIAFVLNNEMRCQGELSKYLSLFIYVESAVDDFDRRRTWRSKLSFFQTAGDNKVTFMFIVALPKDNLTQAKVVIESKLHGDILQLNYTDVYTALVLKTVGGMKWAIKYCANAQFILKTDVDVFVNVHSIFDYLNDLKHVEKEFLYGGYVQWLVAPVRKGKGGPQKWAVSEAEYPYANYPSYALGFGILMSKKSVVRFLAGAPYVKYFVFEDVYIGMLANATNVTATAIPGFVPHDGSKIAKKFDFCSSKAHNVVHNFQTPKQFAFFWDNFERFMRYGYKC